One stretch of Filifactor alocis ATCC 35896 DNA includes these proteins:
- a CDS encoding FtsW/RodA/SpoVE family cell cycle protein: MKKRRQGEMDKTIFLLVTIIVMIGVIMVYSSSYIQAYYSNRKMYHFFLSNFVYAVIGFIGMLLISKLPYTFYRSDSFVFGSVLTTLLLLLGTLVFGKNINGSTRWIQVGRFTFMPSELAKMVCILYLSKVCSIRKLNINNFINLLIILAIPALFAVLIALQPHISTTITLLVIIAYILIIAGISGRYIAVILGFVSVASISLIVVSSYAKSRILAILSPSITGSRAEVQVLNSLYAISSGGFFGRGLGNSIQKYLYLSASYNDFIFSVYAEEFGFIGSVILILLFFILILRCIQLVKLAPDKFSSLLVCGIVAQIAFQFTVNVAVSLSLMPTTGVPLPFISFGGTSLVISMASMGIVLNVSRYGRRIKISRELQEVKE; the protein is encoded by the coding sequence ATGAAAAAAAGGCGTCAGGGAGAAATGGATAAAACAATATTTTTATTGGTTACTATCATTGTTATGATAGGAGTAATTATGGTTTATAGTTCCAGTTATATACAAGCATATTATTCAAATAGAAAAATGTATCATTTTTTCTTGTCAAATTTTGTGTATGCAGTAATAGGGTTTATAGGGATGCTTCTTATTTCCAAACTTCCATACACATTCTATCGTTCAGATTCATTTGTTTTTGGTTCAGTATTGACAACACTACTTTTATTATTAGGTACACTTGTGTTCGGAAAAAATATCAATGGATCTACAAGATGGATTCAAGTAGGAAGGTTTACTTTTATGCCATCTGAGTTGGCGAAAATGGTATGTATTCTATATCTATCGAAGGTATGTTCTATTCGAAAGCTAAATATTAATAATTTCATCAATTTACTTATTATTTTAGCAATTCCTGCTTTATTTGCTGTTTTGATTGCTTTACAACCTCATATTTCTACAACAATCACCCTGTTGGTGATTATAGCATATATATTAATAATAGCAGGAATTTCCGGTAGATATATTGCAGTCATATTAGGTTTTGTATCAGTTGCATCTATTTCTTTAATAGTAGTTTCTTCCTACGCAAAATCGCGTATACTTGCAATTCTCAGTCCATCTATTACAGGGAGCAGAGCAGAAGTTCAGGTTTTAAATTCTCTATATGCCATTTCAAGTGGTGGTTTTTTTGGAAGAGGGCTTGGGAACAGTATTCAAAAATATTTGTACTTGTCTGCATCTTACAATGATTTTATTTTTTCAGTGTATGCAGAAGAATTTGGATTTATCGGCTCTGTAATCTTGATTTTATTATTTTTTATCTTGATTCTTCGCTGTATACAGTTGGTGAAACTTGCTCCGGATAAATTCAGTTCTTTGTTGGTATGTGGAATTGTTGCTCAAATAGCTTTCCAATTCACTGTCAATGTTGCAGTTTCTTTGTCATTAATGCCAACTACAGGAGTACCATTACCGTTTATCAGTTTCGGAGGGACTTCTTTGGTAATATCGATGGCATCGATGGGAATTGTGTTGAATGTTTCAAGATATGGTAGACGAATAAAGATTTCAAGAGAGTTACAAGAGGTAAAGGAGTAG
- a CDS encoding DUF881 domain-containing protein, which produces MKNNIDRLKNSKTVSRYILFFFSVIIGIGVAMQINIAEKYTGSTTTSQRIRMLQIELKNLKQKRESLEAELTELEQQLIELKESDKSGEDVEQSLKEEIDKYEKIIGYKKVFGSGVEIELTESIGQNNSALLTNYELILAIINKLNAAGAEAISLNEERYVLTSHLEVVEGQLKMNNTVIKMPVVIKAIGDMDTLEAAMNFRYGILWEMRNYYGIEAQVRKNESIEIPRYTGLIEYNYAETVKE; this is translated from the coding sequence ATGAAGAATAATATTGATCGATTAAAAAACAGCAAAACAGTGAGTCGTTATATTCTTTTTTTCTTTAGTGTCATTATTGGAATCGGAGTGGCAATGCAAATAAATATTGCAGAAAAATACACAGGTTCTACTACTACTTCACAGAGAATTAGGATGCTTCAGATAGAACTGAAAAATTTAAAGCAAAAAAGAGAATCCTTAGAAGCGGAACTGACAGAATTAGAGCAACAACTTATTGAATTGAAAGAAAGCGATAAGAGTGGTGAAGATGTTGAACAAAGTCTAAAAGAAGAAATTGATAAGTATGAAAAAATTATTGGTTATAAAAAGGTATTCGGTTCAGGTGTTGAAATAGAGCTGACAGAATCTATAGGACAAAATAATTCTGCTTTATTGACCAATTATGAATTAATTTTGGCAATTATCAATAAATTAAATGCGGCTGGAGCTGAAGCGATTTCATTGAATGAAGAAAGGTATGTCCTAACGAGTCATCTTGAAGTTGTAGAAGGGCAACTTAAAATGAATAATACTGTTATAAAAATGCCGGTTGTTATTAAAGCCATTGGTGATATGGATACCTTGGAAGCAGCAATGAATTTTAGATATGGCATTCTTTGGGAAATGAGAAATTATTATGGAATTGAAGCCCAGGTAAGGAAAAACGAATCTATTGAAATACCGAGATATACGGGGTTGATAGAATATAATTATGCAGAAACTGTTAAAGAGTGA
- the ftsZ gene encoding cell division protein FtsZ, producing MVQLDMKDNVNSEVIKVIGVGGGGGNAVNRMIQAGIVGVEYITVNTDAQALYKSEATTKLQIGTKLTRGLGAGADPEIGRKAAEETIEEIKSELAGTDMVFITAGMGGGTGTGAAPVIANVAKEMGILTVGIVTKPFFMEGMQKLRKAEKGIKELEENVDTLIVIPNDKILEMSAKDTRLDDAFEMANQVLKQGVRGITDIIKVPGIINVDFADVRNTMVNKGIAHMGIGSAKGENRALEAAKQAIFSPLLETTVKGAKALLLNVTAPKDSFTVSEFQEASQFITENVEREDVETIIGTAYSDDEDDKIVITVIATGFDDDVEMISKEVFSKGKESDKKQNVELVDTFTEPQVFKIPDWMKGKK from the coding sequence ATGGTACAATTAGATATGAAAGATAATGTAAATAGTGAGGTTATAAAGGTAATTGGAGTCGGTGGCGGCGGGGGAAATGCTGTTAATCGAATGATACAAGCAGGTATCGTCGGTGTAGAGTATATCACTGTCAACACTGATGCACAGGCACTGTATAAATCTGAAGCAACTACCAAATTACAGATTGGTACGAAGTTAACTAGAGGATTAGGAGCCGGAGCTGATCCGGAAATCGGAAGAAAAGCAGCTGAAGAGACAATTGAAGAAATTAAGTCGGAACTTGCAGGAACGGATATGGTATTTATTACTGCCGGGATGGGTGGTGGAACCGGGACGGGAGCTGCGCCGGTCATTGCAAATGTCGCTAAAGAAATGGGAATTCTTACAGTGGGAATTGTGACCAAACCTTTTTTCATGGAAGGAATGCAAAAACTGCGTAAAGCAGAAAAAGGCATTAAAGAATTAGAAGAAAATGTAGACACTTTGATTGTCATTCCAAATGATAAAATTTTAGAAATGAGTGCTAAAGATACTCGTTTGGATGATGCTTTTGAAATGGCTAATCAAGTTTTGAAGCAAGGAGTTAGAGGAATTACAGATATTATCAAAGTTCCGGGAATTATCAATGTTGATTTTGCCGATGTTAGAAATACCATGGTAAACAAAGGGATTGCTCACATGGGGATTGGTAGCGCAAAGGGAGAGAATCGTGCATTAGAAGCTGCTAAGCAGGCGATATTTAGTCCTTTACTTGAGACAACGGTTAAGGGCGCAAAGGCATTGTTGTTGAATGTTACAGCACCTAAAGATTCTTTCACGGTTAGTGAATTTCAAGAAGCTTCCCAGTTTATTACCGAGAACGTTGAGAGAGAGGATGTTGAGACTATCATCGGAACAGCTTATAGTGATGATGAAGATGATAAAATTGTGATTACTGTAATAGCTACAGGATTTGACGATGATGTGGAAATGATTTCGAAAGAAGTATTTTCTAAAGGAAAAGAATCAGATAAGAAACAGAATGTGGAGTTAGTAGATACATTTACGGAACCGCAAGTGTTTAAAATTCCTGATTGGATGAAGGGGAAAAAATAG
- a CDS encoding GspE/PulE family protein, with translation MNSKMFEVKNLDATDYIEEIVAERNHIFPFDLSKNMISILHNENYSEENKQRMKQYLSEKGITDIIWKEANDILISRCIVTYYTLVQSNNLMDVQLNHVLENGDILKLLDLILCCALDMNATDIHFFQSKLGLLVRFRVRGALKTFCILDKEISDDFIRAIKVKASIDISKNRNPRDGKIIFNYDAENIQVDIRVSVVPVVDNEKIHLRLLNQNSVPFEIDELEMRVEDQVKLNSFLKRDSGFLLITGPTSSGKSTTMRCCLNTIHDGEKHIISLEDPVEYAIEGITQVQVCKESEYGFLEALRAMLRQDPDVLAIGEIRDFETCNTAIQSSLTGHFVISTLHTKSAQSAIDRMVSIGINSQVLSMSLGLVVNQRLVRILCPACKEQEEYFGNDIEELSLHLGDNIYARRGCERCQYTGYDRQRPIFQVIFVDDEMKNEILQSGHLKSRKDLSVFKQVKQLFWNGDMSLEDAICFCEGDDVD, from the coding sequence TTGAATTCAAAAATGTTTGAAGTTAAGAACTTGGATGCAACAGATTATATTGAAGAAATTGTTGCAGAACGGAATCATATATTTCCCTTTGATTTATCGAAAAATATGATTTCTATTTTACATAATGAAAATTATTCAGAGGAAAACAAGCAAAGAATGAAGCAGTATCTATCTGAAAAAGGAATTACAGATATTATTTGGAAAGAGGCAAATGATATTTTAATTTCAAGATGTATTGTCACCTATTATACTTTGGTGCAGTCAAATAATTTGATGGATGTGCAACTAAATCATGTTTTAGAAAATGGAGATATCTTGAAGTTATTAGACTTGATATTGTGTTGTGCGCTGGATATGAATGCCACGGATATTCATTTTTTTCAATCTAAGTTGGGATTGTTGGTAAGATTTAGAGTAAGAGGTGCATTGAAGACATTTTGCATTTTGGATAAAGAAATATCAGATGATTTTATTCGAGCAATTAAGGTAAAAGCATCTATTGATATTTCAAAGAATAGAAATCCTCGAGACGGTAAAATTATTTTTAATTATGATGCAGAAAATATTCAAGTGGATATTCGTGTGTCTGTAGTTCCGGTTGTAGATAATGAAAAAATTCATTTGCGTTTATTGAATCAAAATAGTGTGCCATTTGAAATAGATGAGCTGGAAATGAGAGTGGAAGATCAAGTTAAATTGAATTCTTTTCTAAAAAGAGACAGTGGATTTTTATTGATAACAGGACCGACGAGCAGCGGGAAAAGTACAACCATGCGATGTTGTCTAAACACCATACATGATGGAGAAAAACATATCATTAGTTTAGAAGATCCCGTGGAATATGCGATAGAAGGAATTACTCAAGTTCAAGTTTGTAAAGAAAGTGAATATGGATTTTTGGAAGCGTTAAGAGCTATGCTTAGACAAGATCCTGATGTTTTGGCAATAGGAGAAATACGGGACTTTGAAACATGTAATACGGCAATACAAAGTAGTTTAACAGGACATTTTGTGATTAGTACATTGCATACGAAAAGTGCTCAAAGTGCAATTGATAGAATGGTCAGCATAGGAATCAACTCACAGGTATTATCAATGTCATTAGGACTTGTTGTTAATCAAAGACTCGTGAGAATATTGTGTCCGGCATGTAAAGAGCAGGAAGAGTATTTTGGAAATGATATTGAAGAACTCTCGTTACATCTAGGAGATAATATTTACGCCAGAAGGGGATGTGAGCGTTGTCAATATACCGGTTACGATAGACAAAGACCGATATTTCAGGTCATTTTTGTGGATGATGAGATGAAGAATGAAATTTTACAAAGTGGTCATCTTAAATCAAGAAAAGATTTAAGTGTTTTTAAACAAGTAAAACAGCTTTTTTGGAATGGAGATATGTCTCTTGAAGATGCGATATGTTTTTGCGAAGGAGATGATGTTGATTGA
- a CDS encoding small basic family protein: protein MVWAVIGILLGVIVGKYLPFTYPDSYSLYISVGILAAIDSIFGAVRASMEEKYDNEIFVTGFLSNGILASFLSYLGDRMGVPLYYAPILVFGGRLFENFAVIRRLILKRLKNH from the coding sequence ATGGTTTGGGCTGTGATTGGAATTTTATTGGGTGTGATTGTAGGAAAATATTTACCATTTACATATCCTGATAGTTATTCTTTATATATTTCTGTAGGGATTTTGGCAGCGATAGATTCTATATTTGGAGCTGTGAGAGCATCAATGGAAGAAAAATATGATAACGAAATTTTTGTGACAGGTTTTTTGTCAAACGGAATCTTAGCATCTTTTTTATCTTATCTTGGAGATAGAATGGGAGTACCATTGTATTATGCGCCTATTTTAGTGTTTGGGGGCAGATTATTTGAGAATTTTGCAGTGATTAGAAGATTAATTCTAAAAAGATTAAAAAATCATTAA
- a CDS encoding cell division protein FtsQ/DivIB has translation MDKRTNKNSTNESNVVFLSEETLISDKNKQSITNSEDSNSKKSIMDLLDEKSYVKKVQIIIFIFLIGILLFLFSPICKLKMIVVLGDNTLTQEELIKLGKIQTNRSIYLISTSAIESRLTENPYVKNANITRKFPNKLIADLNMREEVATVNFEEGFVIIDHTGYILKIEQDVSKIVKPLITGVSSNKGLKVGQVLPSSEENDFRMILELISNIQNAGLIQNISEMNLQDPKNIYMITTQGLKVLLGDGEDLTYKLMQLSPILVDLHTKNITYGTIDMRFNSYPVYREN, from the coding sequence ATGGATAAAAGAACAAATAAAAATAGTACAAATGAAAGTAATGTGGTGTTTTTATCAGAGGAAACCTTGATTTCAGATAAAAACAAACAAAGCATCACCAATTCGGAGGATTCAAATAGCAAAAAATCTATAATGGATCTTTTAGACGAGAAGAGTTATGTAAAAAAAGTTCAGATTATAATTTTTATATTTTTAATAGGGATATTGCTTTTTCTATTTTCTCCTATTTGTAAATTGAAGATGATTGTAGTTTTAGGAGATAACACACTGACTCAGGAAGAATTGATTAAATTAGGAAAAATACAGACAAATAGAAGTATTTACCTTATATCAACATCGGCGATTGAATCCAGATTGACTGAAAATCCTTATGTGAAAAATGCAAATATTACAAGAAAATTTCCTAACAAATTGATTGCAGATTTAAATATGCGAGAGGAAGTTGCTACTGTGAATTTTGAAGAGGGATTTGTTATCATTGATCATACCGGGTATATTTTGAAAATTGAACAGGATGTAAGCAAGATAGTGAAACCTTTGATTACAGGAGTTAGTAGTAATAAAGGGCTTAAAGTTGGACAGGTGTTGCCTTCCTCTGAAGAAAATGATTTTAGAATGATTTTAGAATTGATTTCAAATATCCAAAATGCAGGATTGATTCAAAATATTTCAGAAATGAATTTGCAGGATCCTAAAAATATTTATATGATTACTACTCAGGGGTTAAAAGTATTACTTGGAGACGGAGAAGATTTGACTTATAAGTTGATGCAATTAAGTCCTATATTGGTAGATTTGCATACAAAAAATATTACTTATGGTACGATAGATATGAGATTTAACAGTTATCCTGTCTATAGGGAGAATTGA
- a CDS encoding DEAD/DEAH box helicase, translating to MKLFTMSSVSDVDALKVRNSEKEFYRYMSDKLKGYGFTKVVSFPYVYSDFIYIHEGRVGLFRFMDTNEDTFSILSEELLEIMEEEIQKAKDTLNCNNISFEIPYYYIMPYVDLAEFGLEDKRRYIIDKYIFERLINSEELFDNYLSCTFSEEEINCFQLTMMKDYYIFKKSTDLRSGKGNLSDINYFYRNHEYKAIFMDSVEIKHINSIKYGRTLIEGSSGTGKTTILFNRAIKLSKLFPNDEFIYITFNKQLVNKLKGILEMKNLKIDNLKIINFHQYILQLGKPYGLNMPISKGFKTFDTEFLKIFKKISQIYKNKRIYRGIFLDESENFSDIEIDFLLGSIYTKKSFFIVSQDKSKDIRNSRKSIWKDIDQVDFDEIIYLKTNYRACTNINNSINTFIDQARDYVEKYYGMGLEEYAKKGYTKIKNVGLSGYFLTKDINDSLRIICKQITMCLEQGYRYSDICIVYPFNSKKMKGNNYVFYQFLIKNMLKEQDIPFLIATDEMTNMTNKIGVTLSNVYTVSNLEFSVVFFLELESVELSFRKHILEEQIFLQEFNIIYTILNRSLERLYLFIEDRESDLNKNRWSQMIRESFFKLEE from the coding sequence TTGAAGTTATTTACAATGAGTAGTGTATCAGATGTAGATGCGTTGAAGGTTAGAAACAGTGAGAAAGAATTCTACCGATATATGTCAGATAAATTGAAAGGATATGGTTTTACTAAGGTAGTTTCCTTTCCGTATGTATATAGTGATTTTATCTATATCCATGAGGGACGTGTAGGTTTATTTCGCTTTATGGACACAAACGAAGATACGTTTTCTATTCTTTCGGAAGAGCTCTTAGAGATAATGGAAGAGGAGATACAAAAAGCTAAAGATACTTTGAATTGTAACAACATTTCTTTTGAAATCCCATACTACTATATCATGCCATATGTAGATTTAGCAGAATTTGGGTTGGAAGATAAAAGACGATATATTATTGATAAATACATTTTTGAACGATTAATTAATAGTGAAGAATTATTTGACAACTATTTAAGTTGTACTTTTTCTGAAGAAGAAATAAATTGTTTTCAATTGACTATGATGAAAGATTATTACATTTTTAAAAAATCTACGGATTTAAGAAGCGGAAAAGGTAATTTGAGCGATATTAACTATTTTTATAGAAATCATGAGTATAAGGCGATATTTATGGATTCTGTGGAGATAAAACATATCAATTCCATAAAATATGGAAGGACTTTAATAGAAGGTTCTTCCGGAACAGGCAAAACAACGATTTTATTTAACAGAGCGATAAAGTTATCGAAATTATTCCCGAATGATGAATTTATCTATATTACTTTTAATAAGCAATTGGTAAATAAATTAAAAGGGATACTGGAAATGAAAAACTTGAAAATTGATAATTTAAAAATCATCAATTTTCATCAGTACATTTTGCAACTCGGGAAACCATACGGACTTAATATGCCAATAAGCAAAGGATTTAAGACTTTTGATACAGAATTTTTGAAGATATTTAAGAAAATATCTCAGATTTATAAAAACAAACGTATTTATCGCGGAATATTTTTGGATGAATCCGAAAATTTTTCTGATATAGAGATTGATTTTTTGTTAGGGAGTATTTATACAAAAAAGAGTTTTTTTATTGTTTCACAGGACAAGTCAAAAGATATTCGAAATTCAAGAAAATCTATTTGGAAAGATATTGATCAGGTAGATTTTGATGAAATTATTTATTTGAAAACAAATTATAGAGCATGTACCAATATAAACAATTCAATTAACACATTTATTGATCAAGCAAGAGATTATGTTGAAAAATATTACGGTATGGGATTAGAAGAATATGCTAAAAAGGGATATACCAAGATAAAAAATGTTGGTTTGTCAGGATATTTTTTGACAAAAGATATTAATGATAGCCTTAGGATTATTTGTAAACAAATTACCATGTGTTTGGAGCAAGGGTATCGCTACTCAGATATTTGTATTGTCTATCCTTTTAATTCTAAAAAGATGAAAGGTAACAATTATGTTTTTTATCAATTTTTGATTAAGAATATGCTGAAGGAGCAGGATATTCCATTTTTAATTGCAACGGATGAGATGACCAATATGACGAATAAGATTGGTGTTACCTTATCTAACGTATATACTGTTTCAAATTTAGAATTTAGTGTTGTGTTTTTTTTAGAACTGGAAAGTGTTGAATTGTCTTTTCGGAAACATATTTTAGAAGAACAAATTTTTTTGCAAGAATTTAACATTATTTATACTATTTTAAATCGAAGTTTAGAAAGATTATACTTATTTATAGAAGATAGAGAATCTGATTTGAATAAGAATCGTTGGAGTCAGATGATAAGGGAAAGTTTTTTTAAGTTAGAAGAATAA
- the nrdR gene encoding transcriptional regulator NrdR — protein MKCPFCNSVDSKVVDSRHTDENNAIRRRRECEVCKRRFTTYEKIEEIILIVEKKDKTREYFDREKVLRGIVQSCQKRPVSFEQMEEIVNDVERSLFHSMKREVKSELIGEMVMNHLKDLDDVAYVRFASVYREFKDLNSFQKELEHILQEKENK, from the coding sequence ATGAAATGTCCGTTTTGCAATTCAGTTGATTCTAAAGTTGTAGATTCCAGACATACAGATGAAAATAATGCAATTAGAAGAAGAAGAGAGTGTGAAGTATGTAAACGTCGCTTTACAACTTATGAAAAGATAGAGGAAATTATTCTAATCGTTGAGAAAAAAGATAAGACAAGAGAATATTTTGACAGAGAGAAAGTGTTAAGAGGGATTGTTCAATCTTGTCAAAAGAGACCTGTATCGTTTGAACAAATGGAAGAGATTGTAAACGATGTGGAACGAAGTTTATTTCATTCTATGAAGAGAGAGGTTAAAAGTGAGTTGATTGGAGAAATGGTTATGAATCATTTAAAAGATCTGGATGACGTAGCCTATGTACGTTTTGCTTCTGTGTATAGAGAGTTTAAGGATTTGAATTCTTTTCAAAAAGAGTTAGAGCATATATTACAGGAAAAAGAGAATAAGTAG
- a CDS encoding DUF881 domain-containing protein, whose translation MQIKSLKNNLILFFSFFLTMVIVAQIRIIEDQYLYTSLKSIKVMEDDLSIETEELTHLHQLKEEKQKELHAFLNIKKPEKSSELLNEILLRRKMQAGYQKLQGKGVIIELMDSEEEAGDGENPNNLLIHDQDILILLNDLKVAGAEALSVNGQRIVARSEIKCSGATITINGTTYGQPFIIKAIGDPKQLEAAVLSPDSYGDILQQLYHIRLKTEIKDFVEIGAFEKE comes from the coding sequence ATGCAAATAAAAAGCTTGAAGAATAATTTAATACTGTTTTTTTCGTTCTTTTTAACAATGGTGATTGTGGCTCAAATTAGAATAATAGAAGATCAATACCTCTACACAAGTTTGAAAAGCATTAAGGTTATGGAAGATGATCTTAGTATAGAAACAGAGGAATTAACACACTTGCATCAGTTAAAAGAAGAAAAACAGAAAGAGCTGCATGCTTTTCTAAACATAAAAAAGCCAGAGAAATCTTCTGAGCTGCTAAACGAGATACTATTACGTAGAAAAATGCAAGCCGGATATCAAAAATTACAAGGGAAAGGTGTTATCATAGAGTTGATGGACAGCGAAGAGGAAGCTGGAGATGGAGAGAATCCGAATAATTTATTAATACATGATCAAGACATATTAATTTTATTGAATGATTTGAAAGTGGCGGGAGCAGAAGCATTGTCTGTCAATGGACAAAGAATTGTTGCAAGAAGCGAAATAAAGTGTAGTGGCGCTACAATTACCATCAACGGAACTACTTATGGTCAGCCTTTCATTATAAAGGCAATAGGAGATCCGAAACAATTAGAAGCAGCAGTCCTCTCTCCGGATTCATATGGTGATATTTTGCAACAATTGTATCATATCAGATTAAAGACGGAGATAAAGGATTTTGTTGAAATCGGGGCATTCGAAAAGGAATAA
- the murG gene encoding undecaprenyldiphospho-muramoylpentapeptide beta-N-acetylglucosaminyltransferase, with protein MKVIVSGGGTGGHIYPAISIANAFCKYVDDIEILYVGTKSGPESEIVPDSGYPFEGIEVKGFLRKITIENIKRIYLAWRATKDSMRIMNSFKPDIVVGTGGYVCGPVLRAAKKYGAFTAIHEQNSFPGLTNRILSKKADVVFLGSEKAREHFHTNKEVCFVGNPVRDRVFDLTRESARQLLDMTPDEIMILSVGGSGGAESLNDAFLGALPYLLEKNISFLHITGKVHYSYFMNCVKGYQFSKNQIFKPYEKDILLYMAAADLVVCSAGATTLAEVNAMGKASIVIPKSYTAENHQEYNAKFIKEKKAGEYILEKELNSQALVDKIMKIISNGPCRKEMERNSASMFPSNPAESIVKKIMEKLS; from the coding sequence ATGAAGGTAATTGTATCCGGTGGAGGAACAGGAGGACATATTTATCCGGCAATTTCTATTGCAAATGCTTTTTGTAAATATGTAGATGATATTGAAATTTTATATGTTGGAACAAAGAGTGGACCGGAATCGGAAATTGTTCCAGATAGCGGTTATCCCTTTGAAGGTATTGAAGTAAAAGGCTTTTTGAGAAAAATTACAATTGAAAATATAAAGAGAATTTACTTGGCTTGGAGAGCAACAAAAGATTCTATGAGGATTATGAACTCTTTTAAGCCGGATATTGTTGTTGGTACCGGTGGTTATGTTTGCGGGCCTGTGTTACGAGCTGCAAAAAAATATGGTGCCTTTACTGCTATTCATGAACAAAATTCCTTTCCGGGGTTGACGAATCGTATTTTATCAAAGAAGGCAGATGTTGTATTTTTAGGTTCAGAAAAGGCAAGAGAACACTTTCATACAAATAAGGAAGTGTGTTTTGTAGGAAATCCTGTTCGAGATAGGGTTTTTGATTTGACGAGAGAAAGTGCCAGACAATTACTGGATATGACTCCGGATGAGATTATGATCTTATCAGTGGGCGGTTCCGGAGGAGCTGAAAGTTTGAATGATGCTTTTTTAGGTGCACTGCCTTACTTATTAGAAAAAAATATATCTTTTTTACACATTACCGGGAAAGTTCACTATAGTTATTTTATGAATTGTGTCAAAGGATATCAATTTTCTAAAAATCAGATATTTAAACCCTATGAAAAGGATATTTTGTTATATATGGCGGCAGCAGACTTGGTAGTTTGTAGTGCCGGGGCGACTACCTTAGCAGAAGTCAATGCTATGGGTAAAGCTTCGATTGTTATTCCAAAATCGTATACTGCTGAAAATCATCAAGAATATAATGCTAAGTTCATCAAAGAAAAAAAAGCCGGTGAGTATATTCTTGAAAAAGAATTAAATTCACAAGCTTTGGTAGATAAAATCATGAAAATTATTTCTAATGGTCCGTGTAGAAAAGAGATGGAACGAAACAGTGCAAGTATGTTTCCTTCAAACCCTGCAGAAAGCATTGTGAAAAAGATTATGGAAAAGCTGTCTTAG